The DNA window GTGGTCTTTTACAGCTTCTCTTGCTTTTGTCCCTTGCTTTGACTGCAGTCAGTTATTCTGTGACTTTGGGGAGGAGTTTGAGGTCTTGGACATCAACGGGGAGACTCCGGCATCAGCTATGATCGACCATATCTCTAAGGTACAAGCTTTCACTTGTGCTCAGAACCCTCGATCGTCATCCCAGAGCGCAACAGAAACCGACACGCGACGTTCCGTTCACACCGATGTCGTTTCAGGGAAATCCCGGAATAGTGACTTGCTCCGTTGACCAGTGTCATGGCTTTGAAGACGACTGCAGTGTGTCCTTCTCCGAGATCCGTGGCATGACAGAACTCAACAGCTACGGGGCGGTGGACATCACAGTCCTCAGTTAGTAcatttccatttagtcatttagcagaccacCTGACTCCTATGCGTGTAGTACACGCATCGTGAATTGTCACATAGTGACAATTCTAATGACATGTACACACGTCATAGCAGACACTTAAGTGCACACACAGGGCATGGAGTTGCGTGTGTTGATGTGCTGGAGGATGAATGTGGTCCTTGTTTCTGCCACGTCAGGCCCGTACTCCTTCAGTATCGGTGACACCTCAGGCCTTTCTGAGTACGAGAAGGGTGGCGTCGCCACTGAGGTCAAAAAGCCCCAGACGCTGCGATTTGTAAGTATTAGTCTCGTGTTTTCAGAAACATCATACATATgtatacacatactgtataaacatttacattgagtcatatagcagacgcttttatccagagcgacttacaatatgtacagggacattcccccgaggcaagtagggtgaagtgccttgcccaaggacacacgtcatttggcacagccgggaattgtcaccttctgattactagcccgaatccctaaccgctcagtcacctgactccctaagcTGTCCCCTAAACTGTTTATGTAAACTGTACATACATATTGATCCCATTGGTAAGCAATACAACATACAGTGAGAATGTGCTTAATTCTACGTCTACCATGTGCTACAGAAATCTATGGATGAAGCCTTGTTGGACCCTAAGTTGCTGGTGATGACAGATTATGGGAAGGTTGATAGGCATCAGACTCTACACCTGGCCTTTCAAGCCCTGCATGACTTTGTTAAGACACAGGGAAGACTGCCTAAGCCCAGGTCCCAGGTCAGTACCGGCTCTAGCACAAGAACATAAACAGTGAGAGAACCTAATAACAGGAACCAGTCCGGTCCCATTAGGATTGTGTTCCTCGGAGCTGTTTTAAACACGATCGAAAGAGATTTCTTCCGAATCGGGGGTTGGGTCTGGGACTTCTCTCAGCCACGTGACCTTCCCCCTCTGGTTCCTCCCTCCAGTCGGATGCCGAGCGCTTGCTGGCCGGGGTGCTCGAGCTGAACAAGGTGGCTCAGCTGGAGCACCTGGACGAGGCCGTGGTCCGAGGTCTGTCCTTCACAGCCAGCGGCGACCTGGCCCCGGTCGACGCCTTCATAGGAGGCGTGGCCGCGCAGGAGGTCCTGAAGGTGAGGGGGGAACATTCACAGCCAGACGGGAACACGTCCCCGTCTCGTCCCGCTGTGGCTTCACGTGTGTGCTGATGCGTTCCCCGTCGCGACGTTTCGACGTTCACGTGTTTCGTGTTGACTTGTGCCCAGGCTTGCAGTGGGAAGTTCACCCCTCTTCAGCAGTGGCTGTACTTCGATGCCCTGGAGTGCCTCGCCGACGACCACCAGTTGACCGAAAGCTCCTGTTCACCTGTACAGTTTGACATTCAAGATAGAATAGGGAAAACTCTGACGCCGTCCTCTTTAACTCTGCATTCCATGTGCTTTGGCTAACGGCTTGTCTGGCTCCCTTGCAGAGAGGCAGCAGATACGATGGCCAGATCGCTGTATTCGGATCAGCTTtccaggagaggctggagaaacagAAGTATTTCCTGGTAGGTGCACGTCTATTCTCGTTCCAGCAGGGGGAGCCGTTCGCACGCCCCCAAACGAGCCGCTGTCCCTCGTTTTGATCCCTGCTCGTGTTTCAAGTGACACACGCAGGATACGGCCGTGATTCAGGTGGTATTTCCTGTTGCTGGTTTGTTCAGGGGGCGCAGGGAGCAGTCAGCACTGCCAAACCCTAGCTGTGTTTCCTCTGCCAATGTTCTgctttctgctgtttgttttgttaagtctgtgtgtgtgggtgtttgtgatgtgtgtgtgtgtctgtgtgtgagtttgtgttgtgtttccaaTTTAGCGTCCACATCGTAGAGTGTAGTGTTTTAAATGACAATCTGGATTTATCTACCAAACAAACAGGACTCTATTTTGGAATATTGTGTATGTAATATTTACAACAATATttacaaaaaatatgttttttttttgtccaggTTGGAGCTGGCGCCATTGGGTGTGAACTTCTCAAGAACTTTGCTCTGATAGGCCTTGGtgctggagagggaggacacaTCACCGTGACTGACATGGACTCCATCGAAAGGTCCAACCTGAACCGACAGTTCCTGTTCAGGCCTCGAGACATCGGGGTAAGCTGTCATTCGAATCTCAAGTCAGATGTGCTCATGACAACTCATTCATCAGTGAGATGTCCTATGCTCTGGAGAGAAACTAGCTGACCCCCTCTGACTCAACTGGAAAGGTCAAAGGCCATTGTTAAGTTCGATGCCATATGAAATACAATGGCATGGCCAAATCACATTGCAAGACTTCTATGATAAATGATATCGTAACAGAATTTCCCATAATAGGAAATACCCATAAGTGTAAAAAACGGATGACATTGTGACACGACCATAACAGTCCTAGGTTGCTCTAAATCTGGGTATTGAgaaagcagtaaaaaaaaagaaaaggttttatGTTTTCAGGGAACATTTTGCCCTTTATATGGTTGTATAACCAACTGGCAGTAAGCCAAAAACGAATGTACAGTATGGAGTGAGTTGGCTGCATATGTACACAGGAACTGAGAATTTGACTCTTGTCCGCAAGTTTAACTTCAGCTGAATCCTTTCATTGCAAGTTCCAGATGTGTTGATCTCCTTCGACAGTCggctcaccctcctcctcctcctcctcctcctcctcctcctcctcctcctcctcctcctcctcctcctcctcgtcctcctcgtcctcctccccctcctcctcctcctcctcctcctcgtcctccccctccccctcctcctcctcttcctcgtcctcctcctcgtcctcctcctcgtcctccccctcctcctcctcttcctcctcctcctcctcctccccctcctcctcctgtctcccacaGAGACAGAAATCGGAGGCGGCTGCCGAGGCGGTCAGAGAGATGAACCCCCGCATGAACATCGAGGCCCATCAGAACCGCGTGGACCCGGACAGCGAGCGGGTCTACGGACGCCACTTCTTCACAGGCCTGGACGGCGTGGCGGCCGCTCTGGACAACGTGGAAGCCCGTCAGTACTCAGCACCGTGTCCTCAAAATCCCAAATATCTGCCAGGCACACTAAGACAGCATTATCTGCAATGGTGTGAGGCTGTGAAACCGTTGGTGTCGTGGCTCTTTTTAGCACCAGTATCTATAAACAAATGGTAAATAGTGCGGGCGCTAGACACGACGGAGACTCGCGCGCTACCTTTGGTGGTCGCCATCGTAAGCGAACTCGTCATCGTCCTCTTGGGCGGCAGCAGTCCATGAGCGGCAGTGCCCGCTGGGCTGCTTCTCCAGGGCGACCTCTCGATGTCATCGTGTCGCCGATACTGTAGACAGTCACTGGCTGACGGGAGACGTGAAATCCTCAGGGTTCACTCTGTGGACCATGACGCATGTAACACCGGATAGCGACAGCAATTTCGCACCAAACAACGCCCAGGGGCTAGATGCTAAGCTAagctgtgtgtccgtctgttGTGCAGGAGTGTATCTGGACGGGCGCTGTGTGCAGCACCAGAGGCCCATGCTGGAGGGGGGAACCCTGGGGAGTAAGGGCCACACTCTGGTGGTGGTGCCCCACCTCACCCAGTCCTACGGCCCGGCCGGGTCGAACAACGTGAAGGCCATCCCTCTCTGCACCCTCAAGAACTTCCCTCACCGCATAGAGCACACGCTGCAGGTCAGGCCCCATGCTCCGCTCTAGGGATCCATAGGAGATTCCGGAGGAAGGTTGTTTTGCGTGTGACCTCGGATGTATGTCGGGTCGGGTTTGAGCCTGGGAAATGGGAAATGGAGAGAAGCAGACTGCTCAGATGTAGAAATCGACGTCTTATGTCCTTTTcggagatgtgtttgtgtgtgtgctctgcatCCTGTGGGCTGGCTACGCCCCGGTGCATGGCATGACTCGTACTGCTTTTGGGAGGGTTTGACACACAGCTGTTAAACGGACGGGCAAGGCCTTGGCAGGGCGACCCACAGGGATTACACCACCGCCAACCCTCTGTCGCCCTGTTCCAACGTTGGCTGAATGTTAGCGCAACCACATAGGGCTTTACCCATCTCttaatccccctcccccccctgacACACATGCAACTTGTTTAAGGCAGAAAGCCCTTTACTCGCGTGAACTCCACTTGGCCCAGAGTGAATAAGCTTTTGAGCGCGAGCAAAGACGGAGGGCTGGTTTTGCTAGTGAAACTAACTGATCAATTCATATCTTGTTTATTGCAGTGGGCTCGAGACCAGTTTGAAGGGCTCTTCAAGCAACCGGCTGAAAACGTGAACCAGTACCTGAAGTAAGCAATTCCTACACGACATGGGTGACACTTAAAGTCGTGGCAATAATGATCGGCACACTCACTTGTTCTAATATCGTTGACcactgcacccacacacagagaaacacaccgACAAACGTAAAGCCCATATACCTCTGTTGTCAACCAACCACAACGAGGTCAAATGAGTGCAATCGGAGCCACAGTGTTGTACGGTGGAGCCAGgctgtggtgcattgtgggtaaaaAGGGCCTGCTGGGTAAAAGGCctctgtggggggtgggggggggggtgggggtggcgtcTCTCTCATGTCGGCCTCGAAGACCATGCCTTACAAGCAGTCCACCAAATGGACCCCCTAATGACTTTACAGTGGTGGTCAGCCTCAACAGCTGCTCTGTTATGACTGTATTCTTGAGCCTCTCTCTGGGGCGACTCGAGCATGACAGTGTATCTGAACTCAGGTCCTCAAAGCCGTCCTAATCCGGAGCTGTCAGAAGGTCTTCCACGGGCTCCGGTTATCTGCGGCAGGGTTAATGGAAGCCCCTCTAAATGGCGGAGGAGCCCATTTGCTCGTGAAGAGGGGAAGGACGCCCTAGAGCAGAGAGTGTACGAAGCAGACTCAGCAGTTTTACCCACTTCTGTAGGAACTTTTTTGTGTCCTGAAGCAAGCTATGCATGCGAGCATAGGAAGACAATGATTATAGCGTCTGAGTCAGTAACCATGAAGAGGAGGAATAAACCTTCCCCATAAACAAGCCCCTCTACACAACCATATGTACGCTGGGAAACAAAATGcattctcacttcctgtttagaCCCCTGTAAGTGAGACGGCTGCAGGATGTTAGGTGCTGGTTTAGAAGTCTGACCACGGCAGAGCGGGCTGTTTAGAGAGAGCTGGCTGGAGTGTTTACAGGGGAACCTGGGTCATAGCTCCGAACACCACCAGAACCACAACACcgagcacttcctgtctctcctctcagccgCAAGGTCACGTGACCGCTTTCAGATAGGGACGTCTGACCACCTGCCCCTCACGACCTAAGTAATTTACCGatttaataatatatatgagagGCAAATGCTCTCGGCTCTGCCTTTGACTTTGTTTCTGAGACAGATACAGAGATTGGGCAGTCTATGAGTGCGTCTTTCAGTTTGGCATGTTCAGGTGTTGGCTACTTTCACCgcggttttgtttttgttttcacaatTAGGGTCGGAATTTCCGACAAGCCTTGGCAGAACAATGGAAGTTGATCccggggtcggggggggggggggggggggggtggggggtggggggggggggccttgagGAGGCGAGAGGTAGTGTGTTTGGTCCCGTCATGAGACCTTGAGATGGTTCAATCAGCCTCGAATCCACAAACTCATCCGTGCCCACCCATCTTGCGTCATCCCTCATTGTTCTCCTACATTCTACCGAGTCTCCCTCCACTTGAGCAGGATtacacagtgggggggggggggggcattagcTGCTCCTTATCTAACCGCCGGCCCTGCCGCTCCCTGGGTTGCAGAGATGCCGGCTTCCTGGAGAGGACCCTGGGCCTGGGGGATGTGGAGGccctggaggtgctggagggCGTGTGGGCCAGCGTGGGGCCCCGGCGTCCGGCCTGCTGGGAGGACTGTGTGAGCTGGGCCCGACTCCGCTGGGAGACCCTCTACAACGACGACATCCGCCAGCTGCTGCACTGCTTCCCGCGAGGACAGGTAAGGACGCGGCGCCTACAACGCGGTCGA is part of the Hypomesus transpacificus isolate Combined female chromosome 9, fHypTra1, whole genome shotgun sequence genome and encodes:
- the uba7 gene encoding ubiquitin-like modifier-activating enzyme 1, coding for MSEKNEIDEGLYSRQLYVLGHDAMRRMGTASVLIAGMRGVGVEIAKNVILSGVKSVTVQDEGLAEWKDLSTQFFLCERHLGQNRALSSLPELSALNPHVHVTAHTAPLDQNLLLKFQVVVLTDSSLEEQRRFSMHCHSNGIKFIVADTKGLSGQLFCDFGEEFEVLDINGETPASAMIDHISKGNPGIVTCSVDQCHGFEDDCSVSFSEIRGMTELNSYGAVDITVLSPYSFSIGDTSGLSEYEKGGVATEVKKPQTLRFKSMDEALLDPKLLVMTDYGKVDRHQTLHLAFQALHDFVKTQGRLPKPRSQSDAERLLAGVLELNKVAQLEHLDEAVVRGLSFTASGDLAPVDAFIGGVAAQEVLKACSGKFTPLQQWLYFDALECLADDHQLTESSCSPRGSRYDGQIAVFGSAFQERLEKQKYFLVGAGAIGCELLKNFALIGLGAGEGGHITVTDMDSIERSNLNRQFLFRPRDIGRQKSEAAAEAVREMNPRMNIEAHQNRVDPDSERVYGRHFFTGLDGVAAALDNVEARVYLDGRCVQHQRPMLEGGTLGSKGHTLVVVPHLTQSYGPAGSNNVKAIPLCTLKNFPHRIEHTLQWARDQFEGLFKQPAENVNQYLKDAGFLERTLGLGDVEALEVLEGVWASVGPRRPACWEDCVSWARLRWETLYNDDIRQLLHCFPRGQVRTRRLQRGRHTGALPM